tgtggcAGAGCAAAACTGTATCCACCTCTGTCCCTCGATCGAATCCAAGaccaaaaaagacagaaaccACTTTAAAAACCAATGCTTCCACTTCGAACAGCAAACATAGGTAGGTCGTCTCTGGTGTTTTGTTTGCAATATCTGCTACTCCTGACATGATAGATAATAGTTTAATCAACATTTACTATGTGATTTCTTTGTGATTTGTTCACGATATCaagaagcttttttttttagcaatTGGGAGTTTGAAGCTCCAGACCTCAATTCTTGTAAACCTGAATTGAGTTTAGAAAATTCTAATATCAGAAGTAAAGGGAGCGGTGCTATATTGACCCATGATCTTAACTCTGGCTGATTTCCACGTATTTTTGAAATtcatgtttttcatttttgtgtattttccTGCAAGATTTATGTGGCAATTCCATCTACTTATATATTTAAACTTTGATTAATTGATATAGATAAACAAGTTTTTGCATTTTGCTTGATTGTGAATTGGCAATTTGTGATATTGGTGCCAAACTACACGCTGTTGTGGTCTGTAATTATTTCTACAAGCTTTGCAGTTCTGTCTTCAATCTTGGTCAAGCGAACAGCGGGACTTCTGATAAAAGCCAGATGGATTATGAAGTCACTGGGGAGGTATAAACTTTGATTTTCTATTTAGTCACCAAAGATACAATTGGGCAGAAGAAATTTAGTTGCTCTAGATAATGATTCTTTTTATGTGTGTTCTTAGGGTATGAGAGAAGCTATAAAGAATAGTGATGTTGCTGCTGTCAAGAAGCTTCTGAGTGAGGTATTAACATTTAGAGAgtaaaatgaatattttaaaagtggGTTTAATAACACTATCATTTTGGCAGGGTGTTGATGGCAATTACCATGACAAGCAAGGACTTTCTGTGCTACATTTAGtatgatctctctctctctctctctctctctctctctctctctctctctctctctctcataattGGTTCCAGTGCTTAGAGTTCATTTTGTGACACTAATGTCAGGCAGCAGTCTTTAATCAAACTGAGATAGTTTTTGCCCTGATGGACTCTGGAGCAAGCCTGGACTACAAGAATGCACAGGGTAATTTTTCCTTGGTACCCTTCGAATGTGAACTtagttgaattttttgtttggcAAGGTAAAACAATGGCACGAATAGAGAATGTCCAGTACAAAATGTATGATATCCCACACACACTGCAAAAGTGTCTGAAGCTTTGAATTATGCTTCAGTTTATCTGCTTGAAACAATTGATTGGGCACTGGTAATAGCAAGTAGGTAGCTGTTGTTCACATATTGTGTCACTTTGGTCGTCTCTTGACTGACTGCTTCTTATTTATAGGGGAAACACCATTGGACTGTGCTCCTGCCACTCTCCAATACAAGATGCGACAGAAGATGGAAGAAGATAGAAGAGCATGAGAACTGCGGCCCTAGATCGTCCGAAAGagtgatatatatatgcatttttaAGATACGTGTACAAGTCATTTGTTTCCAATCAAGAAGTTCTTTTGACAAACTACTTGATGGATTTCTGTTATATATGGATCGCATGGCAAAGGATGCAGGCTACAAGATATTTTGGAGTGTGCCAATAAGAGTTCCCTTCCAAGGCGATAAAAAGTTTACACTATCTCTGTACTGtagggaaagagagaaaaacttGTTGAAAATCATCTTCTGTTTGCAACGGCAAGCTCTGTATGTAAAGATGTGATAGGAAAAAGGGGGATCAAACCAGAGCATCACCTTATCCTTTACCTTTTATGCGAATCATGCAATTAAGTTTTTGCTTGTATGGTTGGTCCTTTGTGTTTGCTGAAAGGTAAGAGAGCATCATCACCTTTAGTCAACTTTTGTTCGAGTATGCTGTTGTAAGAAATAAAGCAACGGTCAGATGTAGGGTGCATTCTAATCACAAATCATAGTAAAAGTAGTGGGAAAATTTGGAATTGTTGTACGTTTTGGTGGAATATGACTAGGATGGTTTCATGGTGGTAATTAAGACATGTAATTGGGTCATGCTCACGTTTCATGAAAAAGCTacttatcaaaagaaaaagatctCCACCACTTCTATTCCTTTATGCATTTCAATAGTCTCGTCTCATGAAAAAGCTacttatcaaaagaaaaaggtctCCACCACTTCTATTCCTTTATGCATTTCAATAGTCTGCCTCGTTGATGGCGGTGAATCTCATAACGTATTAACAATTGATAATCATTTACGAGTAAATCTCATAACGCATTAACAACTCATAATCACTCATGAGTAACTCTCATTTGTTGGTGGTAGTGAATTTCACCACACATTAACATTCATAGTAGCGTGAAGGCTTGATCGATAGTTGGTTAGTAACAACagaccaaaataaaagaaaagaacaaagtTGGTTGTAATCTTATGATCAGATCCCACATGCTTTCAACTTTAATGATGAtgtattataaatttatataaaccAATTCTATGTACCTAATGTTTCTAGTAAAGTAATAGAGAAGAAATATTTAAATGATGGAGCCACCGACCCAAGTGACTGACTCAGATGCGCACAAATACAATCGCAATGGCAAAGCAAATGACCTGCTGACGAGTCAGTGGCAGCTCCGCACTCCCTgaataaatcaaagaaaaagtttgaatgaaaaaaagaagcaaatggGCCCTACACGCATCATCTTCTTTACAATTCACTTCACATCCACTGTCTTTATAAGGAAGCTGGATGCCATTGAGAACTTccccttttctctcttcttcctctgttttctctgttttttgctcttcttcttcttcctctgctCTCTCTGCTTCAATTTGCTTGTATGGTCTGCTCTTTGCTTGCATATGCTACAATGGGTTTGTTTGAAGAAGACTCGTCCTCATCAGGCTTGATAGTGAGCCATGTTTTATACAAAGCAGCTTTTGTAATTGCCTTAATGAGATGGGTTTTGTACTGGGCTCTCAGACTCAGACAAAGActcttatcttcttcttcctcctcctcctcctttgtTTCTGACCATGGCTACAATTTCCTGGAGGCAGAGCAAAACTACCCTCCTGTGCCTTCCtcttgctcttcttcttcaacccaGTTGATCAGAGACTGCCTTGTACAGACCACCTTTGAAGAAATTACCAACAGACAAGGAAGCTACAGAGCCAGCAGCAGTGGCTGTGACACGTGTGCTGTGTGCTTGAGCCAGCTGGAGATGGAGGATCAGGTGAGGGAGCTCAGGAACTGCAGCCACGTGTTCCACACAGAATGCATCGACAGATGGCTGGAGTatcatgatcatcatcatGATGATAACCACAGGACTTGCCCACTCTGTAGGACCCCCTTGCTGACGTCATCCCAAATCCAGAGCTTGAGCTGGGATCACAGATCCTCCCAGCCCAGCTGGGCTGTGGAGAGACTGCTCTACCTCTTTGGGGATGATCTGCTgttgtgattttttatttatttttgaatgtGCTTCTTGTAGGCTTGTATAGAGCATTTTAATTCAAGTGAAAAATATTATCAGTGTACAAATTGGGATTCCTATGATTTATGTGTAAAGGAGTTGTTTTTGGGCCAGGCCATGGGatgattttgtaatttattgaTTGGATCGGTTTATAGGACAACGACCCAATGAAAACCAAATGACATGCTTGCTGTGGTCTAGGCTCTAATCAAAGTGAATTATTTCCCTGCCACTTCTATTTCTgtattattttctctctctttttttatccTCACTTTCCATTGTTTTGTGTATCAAATTTGTATCTTATAACAGTTGGGACAGAAATGAGGGATTATGGATGCTTTTTgctaatttattattttattatttttctctttttgaagtAAAGCAAAATTGATAGGGATAACTCAAGCTCCAGGGTTGAAGTATAACAGTGGTagtttaatatataataaacgTGAGGGTCTTGATTATGTTAAGGTTTACTTTAACATGTCTTAAAGATCGCCATCAATTACAACAATTACAAGAAGGAATCCATCCATTATGAGGGCTCTATTGCCATGGCAATCAGAGTCGAACAATGGCTTTTGAGATTACTCTACTATCATCTGGTTGATTACACAAATACGATTTTGGGTCACTAATGTTATGTGAGGAAAGAGTAGTAGACAGCAGCTAGCACATCCTGAAATGGCGAAAATGAAACCATTTGTATGTTGTACCGATACTCCTAACTGGAGGGGTATGTTCGTATCCAATACTCcaatatttgtatttgataTGCCGATGCTCCTAACTAAGGTTCGTTTACGTCATACTAACTTAAGATTGAGAACGAAACTTTAATCATAAAGCCATAGATTGAGTCATGTGAGTATCTAAGCTTAATCGAGTCCTAAGTACCCTATAGTAGGTTTAGGGTCAGGATTCGAGACTTGCAAATAATTTTAGAACAAATTCCGAAGTTAGGATTTTTAATTCGAGACTTGTTGGATTCAGGGTTTGGAGGGTAAATTTtccatcaaaataattttctaggatatttaaataattaaaataatctatttttaaataattgaaactattttgaatgtttcatcatttTCGGAGAACCAATGCACAATTTATCGATTTCCAAGGGGTTAAATCGAAATATGGcctgaaaattgaaatcttAATCAGCTTCATTTCTACTTGCGCGAAGTCTCAAAGACCCAAACCCGCTGTGGCAAGCTCCGGGTTCAGAAGCTCCGCTCCAGTAGACCAGTAAAACCATACCATACTAGCAGTCTTGACGACGAATTAGATCTATACAGTCGAAGTTGCTCGACCAGCGTTGCCTTTTCAGATCTCCAATTCTCTGCTCCCAACTCGCCAGTACCGCACTTGTTCGTCCTTTCATTTCTGATCGTCGTCTACAATCAATTCGAACAAGGTAACGAATAATTCTCTGTATCTCTCTCGCATTAGTCTTCgattttgtaattgtaaaaTATGGTGAAAGATTAATCTGTGAATTATTGTTGCAATTTGTGTGTAATGGATCTTGCTTTGATCCGAATTGTAGACATATTCGAATTACAGTA
Above is a genomic segment from Prunus dulcis chromosome 7, ALMONDv2, whole genome shotgun sequence containing:
- the LOC117635621 gene encoding vacuolar protein sorting-associated protein 27 isoform X2 — its product is MQHHCRSCGRTLCHEHSSNQLALPQFGIYSTVRVCSDCFNDSSRSTKGDASSDRVDAVTATVSRLDIGADVDLKAEPTVEYQPVSAISECKCGMPLCICEAPAPSVDAVPQQSKTVSTSVPRSNPRPKKTETTLKTNASTSNSKHSSVFNLGQANSGTSDKSQMDYEVTGEGMREAIKNSDVAAVKKLLSEGVDGNYHDKQGLSVLHLAAVFNQTEIVFALMDSGASLDYKNAQGETPLDCAPATLQYKMRQKMEEDRRA
- the LOC117635621 gene encoding vacuolar protein sorting-associated protein 27 isoform X1 yields the protein MEPPPFQEAPRCDVCKCSFNAFRRRHHCRSCGRTLCHEHSSNQLALPQFGIYSTVRVCSDCFNDSSRSTKGDASSDRVDAVTATVSRLDIGADVDLKAEPTVEYQPVSAISECKCGMPLCICEAPAPSVDAVPQQSKTVSTSVPRSNPRPKKTETTLKTNASTSNSKHSSVFNLGQANSGTSDKSQMDYEVTGEGMREAIKNSDVAAVKKLLSEGVDGNYHDKQGLSVLHLAAVFNQTEIVFALMDSGASLDYKNAQGETPLDCAPATLQYKMRQKMEEDRRA
- the LOC117634518 gene encoding probable E3 ubiquitin-protein ligase XERICO; this encodes MVCSLLAYATMGLFEEDSSSSGLIVSHVLYKAAFVIALMRWVLYWALRLRQRLLSSSSSSSSFVSDHGYNFLEAEQNYPPVPSSCSSSSTQLIRDCLVQTTFEEITNRQGSYRASSSGCDTCAVCLSQLEMEDQVRELRNCSHVFHTECIDRWLEYHDHHHDDNHRTCPLCRTPLLTSSQIQSLSWDHRSSQPSWAVERLLYLFGDDLLL